One part of the Orenia metallireducens genome encodes these proteins:
- a CDS encoding ZIP family metal transporter: protein MVESLSTYNILTLGILASLAAGLATGVGALPIFFTSNIPKKVLDTSLGFAAGVMLAATSFSLIIPAIESAGGSIKGATITLLGILAGGGFLDLVDKFFPDTNLLASSTDENSNLRRVWLFALAITIHNFPEGLAVGVGFGDGNIANGLGLAIAIGLQNIPEGLAVAIPFVREKVEIWKAFLIALLSGLVEPLGGLLGVGLVQVSKSLLPFALAFAAGAMLFVISNEIIPESQKDATSNISTHAILIGFVIMMFLDNVLG, encoded by the coding sequence ATGGTTGAATCTTTATCAACTTATAATATTCTGACTTTAGGTATCTTGGCAAGTTTAGCTGCTGGATTAGCCACAGGTGTTGGAGCTCTACCAATCTTTTTTACTAGTAATATCCCTAAGAAGGTCTTGGATACCTCTTTAGGCTTTGCAGCAGGGGTAATGTTAGCAGCAACTTCTTTTAGTTTAATTATTCCAGCTATTGAGAGTGCTGGGGGAAGTATTAAAGGGGCTACTATAACCTTATTAGGTATCCTAGCAGGAGGAGGTTTTCTAGATTTAGTAGATAAGTTCTTTCCAGATACCAATCTGTTAGCTAGCTCTACTGATGAAAATTCCAATTTGAGAAGGGTTTGGCTCTTTGCATTAGCGATCACTATACATAACTTTCCAGAAGGATTGGCAGTAGGGGTTGGCTTTGGTGATGGTAATATAGCCAATGGTCTAGGTTTAGCAATTGCTATTGGATTACAGAATATTCCTGAAGGTTTAGCGGTGGCTATCCCTTTTGTAAGAGAGAAGGTAGAAATTTGGAAGGCTTTTCTTATAGCATTATTAAGTGGATTGGTAGAGCCCCTTGGAGGGTTATTAGGTGTAGGGTTGGTACAGGTATCTAAATCATTATTACCTTTTGCTTTGGCTTTTGCAGCAGGAGCGATGTTATTTGTTATCAGTAATGAGATTATACCAGAAAGTCAAAAAGATGCTACATCAAATATATCTACCCATGCTATCTTGATTGGTTTTGTAATTATGATGTTCTTAGATAATGTCTTAGGATAA
- a CDS encoding RNase H family protein gives MAYRCEEQLKVKANQFLKKLKEEGIEGEIKQIRDYLIKLAIIVEDEACGYLNLYYSPKKDKYTLKTNELKQKEVKKKVLITWNCGNLSSKLATEEEYKIYVDGSYLDGKIGYGLVVLKDDKVIDELSGYVSDPDAQDSRQVGGELVATKEAIRWCQSRGIKRVAIYYDLDNIKKWATGEYKTRKPLTQNFKEFIDSTNIKISWHKVKAHTGVKWNERADELAKAGANSQGATKKNGLVDDLEEKAKKFSDYLQRRGYSVNYKGIYNSQAAKLSLDDGFQDIGHLNIYNTKKLHLVPKYHELRDKSKQSELEELWQEFLG, from the coding sequence ATGGCTTATAGATGTGAGGAGCAGTTAAAAGTTAAAGCTAATCAATTTCTTAAAAAGCTAAAAGAAGAGGGAATAGAAGGCGAGATTAAGCAGATTCGTGACTATTTGATTAAGTTAGCTATTATAGTTGAAGATGAGGCATGTGGGTATTTAAACCTCTATTATAGCCCTAAAAAGGATAAATATACCCTAAAGACTAATGAGTTAAAGCAAAAAGAAGTTAAAAAAAAGGTATTAATAACATGGAATTGTGGCAACCTTAGCTCTAAACTAGCAACTGAAGAAGAGTATAAAATATATGTTGATGGCTCTTATTTAGATGGAAAGATAGGTTATGGATTAGTAGTTTTGAAAGATGATAAGGTTATTGATGAATTATCAGGCTATGTTAGTGACCCTGATGCTCAAGATTCTAGGCAAGTAGGTGGTGAATTAGTAGCAACTAAAGAAGCAATTAGGTGGTGTCAGAGTAGAGGTATTAAGAGAGTTGCTATTTACTATGACTTAGATAATATTAAGAAATGGGCTACTGGAGAGTATAAAACTCGTAAGCCTTTAACTCAAAATTTTAAAGAGTTTATAGATAGTACCAACATTAAAATTAGCTGGCATAAGGTTAAGGCTCATACAGGAGTGAAGTGGAATGAGCGAGCCGATGAATTGGCTAAAGCAGGAGCAAATAGTCAAGGTGCTACAAAGAAGAATGGTTTAGTAGATGATTTGGAGGAGAAAGCTAAGAAGTTTAGTGATTACTTACAAAGAAGAGGATATTCTGTAAATTATAAAGGTATTTATAATTCACAAGCAGCTAAGTTAAGTTTAGATGATGGCTTTCAGGATATAGGTCATTTGAATATTTATAATACTAAAAAGCTTCATTTAGTGCCAAAATATCATGAGTTAAGGGATAAATCTAAGCAAAGTGAATTAGAGGAATTGTGGCAGGAGTTTTTGGGTTGA
- a CDS encoding DUF3221 domain-containing protein, with product MKNLFKLGLILITLLSIAACAKEESTTIEGIIMEVEENRVLVSQREDITVADLNKSHEELVAEGGYDLIWINTEKLDQQFEKGLGVNIWISGNIIESYPAQATAERVEVYERGFY from the coding sequence TTGAAGAATCTTTTCAAATTAGGTTTAATCCTTATAACCTTGTTATCTATTGCAGCTTGTGCTAAGGAGGAGTCTACTACAATTGAAGGTATAATAATGGAGGTAGAGGAGAATAGAGTCCTAGTTAGCCAAAGGGAGGATATTACAGTGGCTGATTTAAATAAGAGCCATGAGGAACTAGTTGCAGAGGGAGGATATGATTTAATTTGGATTAATACTGAAAAGTTAGATCAACAATTTGAGAAAGGATTAGGGGTCAATATTTGGATTAGCGGTAATATAATAGAGTCTTATCCTGCTCAAGCTACAGCAGAGAGAGTAGAGGTTTATGAGAGAGGTTTTTATTAA
- a CDS encoding restriction endonuclease, giving the protein MINRPFNLNFNINNLARFVLLILTSLIAVMIGFSLVIYPIPSLLLLSLILSMIGLRYKSSQKTELIEKADPYIDNFIDNYFKINSMHINETHPFSKSISSLQYLLKKKNIKLKKDLLLPLLFEKLILRFIESNLDYSFRSSIADIPEEKINSLHYIFDKLQIKVNKRELYKKAKVAYLKRREEDFNNFFLENNPSLADNPTVQEWSKAYVDTFENNTKYINFLEKLAFSKNTPLKNKELEAQIESEIEKITIKRNAIKVYQAMASQKISFSLLEIGDVDKMSSKEFERFLKLLFEKRGYNVKHIGGSGNQGADLILKKFNVKTVVQAKKYKNTLNNTAIQGVVAAKGFYNCKRMIVVTNSSFTLSAKELAKSNNIELWDRKRLKEALKYTPIYLHELD; this is encoded by the coding sequence ATGATCAACAGACCATTTAACCTAAATTTTAACATTAATAATCTAGCTAGGTTTGTATTATTAATCTTAACCTCGCTAATTGCTGTGATGATAGGATTTTCCCTAGTTATTTATCCAATACCTTCATTACTTTTATTAAGCCTTATTCTCTCTATGATTGGGCTAAGATACAAGAGTTCTCAAAAAACAGAACTAATTGAAAAAGCAGATCCATATATAGATAATTTTATTGATAATTATTTTAAGATTAATTCTATGCACATTAATGAGACACATCCTTTTTCTAAAAGTATAAGTAGTCTACAATATTTATTGAAAAAGAAGAATATCAAGCTAAAAAAAGATCTATTACTACCACTGCTTTTTGAAAAACTAATATTGCGCTTTATTGAAAGCAATTTAGATTACTCTTTTAGATCAAGCATAGCAGATATACCTGAAGAGAAGATTAACAGCCTTCATTATATATTTGATAAATTGCAGATAAAAGTTAATAAAAGAGAATTATATAAAAAGGCTAAAGTTGCTTATTTAAAAAGAAGAGAGGAAGATTTTAATAATTTCTTTTTAGAGAATAATCCAAGCTTAGCTGATAACCCTACAGTTCAGGAGTGGAGTAAAGCATATGTAGATACCTTTGAAAATAATACTAAATATATTAACTTTCTAGAAAAATTAGCATTTAGTAAGAATACCCCCTTAAAAAATAAGGAATTAGAAGCTCAAATTGAAAGTGAGATAGAAAAGATAACAATCAAGCGCAATGCTATAAAGGTCTATCAAGCTATGGCATCACAAAAGATCTCCTTTTCCTTACTAGAGATTGGTGATGTTGATAAGATGTCAAGTAAAGAGTTCGAAAGATTTCTTAAGCTCCTCTTTGAAAAAAGAGGCTATAATGTTAAACATATTGGAGGGAGCGGAAACCAAGGAGCTGATCTTATCTTAAAAAAATTCAACGTCAAGACTGTAGTTCAGGCAAAAAAATATAAAAATACTCTAAATAATACAGCTATTCAAGGAGTAGTTGCTGCCAAAGGATTCTATAATTGTAAAAGGATGATAGTTGTCACCAATAGCTCCTTTACCCTATCCGCTAAAGAACTGGCTAAATCTAACAATATAGAGTTATGGGATAGAAAAAGGTTAAAGGAAGCACTAAAGTATACACCTATCTACTTACATGAACTAGATTAA
- a CDS encoding bacteriohemerythrin yields the protein MYLMNLKIKHKILLSITLGLIVALLSVGIVVNLQFNNFVEKQNVNLEDLKIEILTAIGVTFIIISLLITFIMLRLSNYISKGLAKITYGMKQLATGDLTIRLEVNKQDEFGQLYQSFNESVKEQSILVNKILEDAESLLLYSEILSASTEEGNAAIETTNQLIESMSANIQEISASGEEVTSFAEESTAQTQSGKENMVETVSRMEEINQKVKVTVDLIKELNSNSEEIGGIIELITNVADQTNLLALNAAIEAARAGEHGQGFTVVAEEIRELAEETTKATVNVKRLIENTRINSQNVIKAIKEVEEKTLEGQTITESTNQIFAQIEEASEETTAQIEQIAYGAQDLANDSEALVLAAKDIDNMSQEINNSSNELKDKANDLKSLVAKFVLEDKVAVTKWNDKYKVGVEKIDEQHKGIFERANYLLDAHKNQSSEKDIEEVMDFLANYIDKHFREEEEIQRKYEYPDYENHKKIHHNFESKVKEVIADYKNSTVKVTSLMKLNKMVTGWLIEHIKREDQKLAEYINNSQIS from the coding sequence ATGTATCTTATGAATTTGAAAATCAAACATAAAATCTTATTAAGCATAACTCTGGGGTTGATCGTTGCATTGTTAAGTGTTGGAATAGTGGTTAATTTACAATTCAATAATTTTGTAGAGAAGCAAAATGTCAATTTAGAAGATCTTAAAATTGAGATATTAACTGCTATAGGGGTTACTTTTATCATTATATCTCTTCTAATTACCTTTATTATGCTAAGGTTATCTAATTACATAAGCAAAGGCTTGGCTAAGATTACATATGGGATGAAGCAGTTAGCTACAGGAGATTTAACTATCAGATTAGAGGTTAATAAGCAGGATGAATTTGGACAGCTTTATCAGTCTTTTAATGAGAGTGTTAAAGAGCAGAGTATTTTAGTCAATAAGATATTAGAAGATGCAGAGAGTTTATTATTATATAGTGAGATATTATCTGCCAGTACTGAGGAAGGTAATGCAGCTATCGAGACAACTAATCAATTGATTGAAAGTATGTCTGCTAATATTCAAGAGATATCTGCTAGTGGTGAAGAGGTAACCAGTTTTGCAGAAGAGTCTACAGCTCAGACCCAATCAGGTAAAGAGAATATGGTAGAGACAGTAAGTAGGATGGAAGAGATTAATCAGAAAGTCAAAGTTACTGTTGATTTAATCAAAGAGTTAAATAGCAATAGTGAAGAGATAGGTGGTATTATAGAGCTAATTACTAATGTTGCTGACCAAACAAATCTATTAGCATTAAATGCGGCAATAGAAGCTGCTAGAGCAGGAGAGCATGGTCAAGGCTTTACAGTAGTTGCAGAAGAGATTAGAGAGTTAGCTGAAGAGACCACTAAAGCTACTGTTAACGTTAAGAGGTTGATTGAGAATACTAGAATAAACTCTCAAAATGTGATTAAGGCTATTAAAGAGGTAGAAGAGAAGACTCTAGAAGGCCAAACTATTACAGAGAGTACTAATCAAATATTTGCTCAGATAGAAGAAGCCAGCGAAGAGACTACAGCACAGATTGAACAGATAGCTTATGGTGCTCAAGATTTAGCTAATGATAGTGAAGCATTGGTTTTAGCAGCCAAGGATATAGATAATATGTCCCAAGAGATTAATAATTCATCTAATGAATTAAAGGATAAAGCTAATGATTTAAAATCTCTAGTGGCTAAATTTGTCTTAGAAGATAAGGTAGCTGTGACCAAATGGAATGATAAGTATAAGGTTGGAGTAGAGAAGATTGATGAACAGCATAAGGGAATATTTGAAAGGGCAAATTACTTATTAGATGCCCACAAGAATCAAAGTAGTGAAAAGGATATTGAAGAAGTAATGGATTTCTTGGCAAATTATATCGATAAGCATTTTAGGGAAGAAGAAGAGATACAACGAAAGTATGAGTATCCAGATTATGAAAATCATAAGAAGATACATCACAATTTTGAAAGTAAGGTTAAGGAGGTTATAGCAGATTATAAAAATTCTACGGTAAAGGTCACTTCATTGATGAAGTTAAATAAGATGGTAACAGGTTGGTTAATAGAGCATATTAAAAGGGAAGATCAGAAGTTAGCTGAGTATATCAATAATAGTCAGATATCATAG
- a CDS encoding class I SAM-dependent methyltransferase: MKFYEEFSLYYDYIFPLKEKKLKFLMDNLQDNGKALDLATGTGNYAIALAKEGYQVSALDLSEEMINLAKEKAYEEQAEVDFRVDDMLNLDKLYQPASFDLINCIGNSLVHLDNQEEIRELINKSYDLLKKKGKLVLQIVNYDRILAKEIKSLPTITGPNSIVELVRDYEFREGKVDFKTRLTTPRGEFKNSVLLYPLESDLLKELLLEAGFNEVKFYGDFNYSQYQKLDSFPLVVVADK, translated from the coding sequence ATGAAGTTTTATGAAGAGTTTAGTCTTTACTATGATTATATCTTCCCTTTAAAAGAGAAGAAATTAAAGTTTCTAATGGATAATCTCCAAGATAATGGAAAGGCCTTAGACTTGGCTACAGGAACAGGAAATTATGCTATAGCCTTGGCTAAGGAAGGCTATCAAGTGTCAGCTCTGGATTTGAGTGAAGAGATGATAAATTTAGCTAAAGAGAAGGCTTATGAAGAGCAGGCAGAGGTTGATTTTAGAGTAGATGATATGCTCAATCTAGATAAATTATACCAACCAGCAAGTTTTGATTTGATAAATTGTATAGGTAACTCATTGGTACATCTAGATAATCAAGAAGAGATAAGAGAATTGATAAATAAAAGCTATGACTTGTTAAAAAAGAAAGGTAAATTAGTCCTACAGATTGTTAATTATGACAGGATCTTAGCTAAAGAGATTAAGAGTCTACCTACTATAACAGGACCTAATTCTATTGTAGAATTGGTTAGAGACTATGAGTTTAGAGAGGGAAAGGTAGATTTTAAGACTCGCTTGACTACTCCTAGGGGAGAATTTAAGAATTCGGTCTTATTATATCCTTTAGAGTCTGATCTGTTAAAGGAGTTATTGTTAGAAGCAGGCTTTAATGAAGTCAAATTTTATGGTGATTTTAATTATAGTCAATATCAGAAGTTAGATTCATTTCCACTGGTAGTAGTGGCAGATAAATAA
- a CDS encoding carbohydrate kinase family protein encodes MKKILISGLTNIETTLQIKGFPLDYNPINYPFFGVNSRVSGVGYNLAKALKKLGSEIDYISLIGADLAGKSVKMTFEEEGLSTDYIIDSLEATPQSVILYDKEGRRQIHTDLKDIQDRVYPEEIFDKLVKKASILCLTNINFSRPFLKKGCELNKVIATDVHTIEDLNDEYNRDFMEYADILFMSDELLPMPPKQWVQKLWDEFGTEIIVIGLGSKGALLAIKEDDFIEVIPAVKTRGVVNTVGAGDSLFSCFVHCYNKEANPYKAIKKAIVFASYKIGATSASEGFLAEEELNQLYKKLNK; translated from the coding sequence ATGAAAAAGATATTGATCTCAGGATTGACCAATATTGAAACTACTTTGCAGATTAAAGGTTTTCCATTAGATTATAACCCTATTAATTACCCCTTCTTTGGGGTTAATAGTAGGGTTTCAGGTGTAGGGTATAACTTGGCTAAGGCTTTAAAGAAATTAGGAAGTGAGATTGATTATATCTCCTTAATAGGAGCTGATTTGGCAGGGAAGTCTGTCAAAATGACCTTTGAAGAGGAAGGCTTATCTACAGATTATATTATTGATAGCTTAGAGGCTACCCCACAATCGGTAATCCTTTATGATAAAGAAGGAAGACGGCAGATACATACTGATTTAAAGGATATTCAAGATAGAGTATATCCTGAAGAGATATTTGATAAACTTGTTAAAAAAGCTTCTATTCTCTGTCTAACCAATATTAATTTTTCTCGCCCTTTTTTGAAGAAGGGTTGTGAATTGAACAAGGTGATTGCTACAGATGTCCATACTATTGAGGATTTAAATGATGAATATAATCGAGATTTTATGGAGTATGCAGACATTCTTTTTATGAGTGATGAGTTATTACCTATGCCACCTAAACAGTGGGTTCAGAAGTTATGGGATGAATTTGGAACAGAGATTATAGTAATTGGTTTGGGCTCTAAAGGAGCCTTACTTGCAATCAAAGAGGATGATTTTATAGAAGTGATTCCAGCAGTCAAGACTAGAGGGGTTGTTAATACTGTAGGAGCAGGAGATTCATTGTTTTCTTGTTTTGTCCACTGTTATAATAAAGAAGCTAATCCTTATAAGGCTATTAAGAAAGCTATAGTATTTGCCTCGTATAAAATTGGTGCTACATCAGCTTCAGAAGGGTTTTTGGCTGAAGAAGAATTAAATCAACTTTATAAAAAGTTAAATAAATAA
- a CDS encoding methyl-accepting chemotaxis protein, whose translation MLGRGKLKAEIRRLESEKLTLRSELDAKDKELELLKDKLVQKENIQNKLDDYKDNLKNQVEKMKEEDRWIIGVVNQINNKATLVLEENRVEEEIIKSMKDDLKGSMLRLDDFHKVFNQLHGEINNISKFVEQIKKIADQTNMLALNAAIEAVRAEQSGAGFSVVAEEVKDLSLRTGDLLKEIIDSTREIYKQLAEAKGGIKELDLHMDKNQRVAWQLESHFNNVVELIDGIFMMVGRINEAGEEHLDLGNNIIKLLN comes from the coding sequence ATGCTAGGAAGGGGTAAATTAAAAGCAGAAATCAGAAGATTAGAATCAGAAAAATTAACTTTAAGGTCTGAGTTAGATGCTAAAGATAAGGAGCTTGAGCTTCTAAAAGATAAGTTAGTTCAAAAGGAGAATATTCAAAATAAGCTTGATGATTATAAGGATAATCTTAAAAATCAAGTAGAAAAGATGAAAGAGGAGGATAGATGGATAATTGGTGTGGTCAATCAGATCAATAATAAAGCAACTCTAGTGTTAGAGGAGAATAGGGTGGAAGAAGAGATTATAAAGAGTATGAAAGATGATTTAAAGGGTTCGATGCTGAGGTTAGATGACTTTCATAAGGTGTTTAATCAGTTACATGGTGAGATTAACAATATCTCTAAATTTGTAGAGCAGATTAAAAAGATTGCTGATCAGACCAATATGTTAGCCTTAAATGCTGCTATCGAAGCTGTTCGAGCAGAGCAATCAGGAGCAGGTTTTTCAGTTGTAGCAGAAGAGGTTAAGGACTTATCCTTAAGAACAGGTGATTTGTTGAAAGAGATTATTGATAGTACTAGAGAGATATATAAACAATTAGCTGAAGCTAAAGGTGGAATCAAGGAACTTGATTTACATATGGATAAGAACCAGAGGGTAGCTTGGCAGCTAGAGAGCCATTTTAATAATGTAGTTGAATTGATAGATGGTATCTTTATGATGGTGGGTAGAATTAATGAGGCTGGAGAAGAGCATTTGGATTTAGGAAATAATATTATAAAACTGTTAAATTGA
- a CDS encoding HD domain-containing protein, which yields MFKEELIKEMKNYFGDDQRRIEHALQVTNYAERLIKLYQGDDINPEVIIYSAILHDIGIHQAEKKYNSPAGKYQEIEGPPIAKEILTSFDINKELIEEICQIIGHHHSPGTIKTTNFKLLYDADWLVNLPEEYGLENQKKPLAEVIDKIYLSDVAKSLAKSLFIKSFS from the coding sequence ATGTTCAAAGAAGAATTAATTAAGGAAATGAAGAACTATTTTGGAGATGACCAGCGAAGAATAGAACATGCCTTGCAAGTAACCAATTATGCTGAGAGATTAATCAAACTATATCAAGGTGATGATATCAATCCAGAGGTAATCATCTATTCTGCTATCTTACATGATATCGGTATTCATCAGGCTGAAAAGAAATATAATAGCCCAGCTGGTAAATACCAGGAGATAGAAGGTCCACCTATCGCTAAAGAGATACTTACAAGCTTTGATATTAATAAAGAACTAATAGAAGAAATCTGTCAGATAATTGGGCACCATCATTCTCCTGGAACTATTAAGACTACCAACTTCAAACTACTCTATGATGCTGATTGGTTGGTCAATTTACCTGAAGAGTATGGTTTAGAAAATCAAAAGAAACCTTTAGCAGAAGTCATAGATAAAATTTATTTAAGTGATGTTGCTAAGAGTTTAGCTAAAAGTCTATTTATTAAATCATTTTCTTAA
- the larA gene encoding nickel-dependent lactate racemase, producing MKLKYGEEKVALNLDLLGKEVETLLPNEKEGVTDPLAAVKASLANPIKSLPLDKLVKEKCPKKVVIVVNDVSRLTPYDYMLPPLLEKLEKGGVKREAITFIIATGIHEPNTEEQNRRIFGDEIVNNYRLISHDPDNNLVNLGELSSGNTLLLNKEVVEADFLITTGVITAHYFAGFSGGRKSILPGVAGRESIQRNHAHMVNLLGNLPTIEDNPVSLEMIEAANKVGVDFILNVVTNSKKEIVEVVAGDLEAAWYQGVKTSAQMYHVPIKEKVDVAIVSAGGYPKDINIYQAQKALDNADYAVKDGGTIVLLAECRAGLGEDVFEEWLNTAKKPEDNIERIKERFVIGGHKAFAISKVALSKEFILISEFNQEITELMFAKKMNNLDEALSYLDKKYNNKYSAIIMPQGGLTVPVIKS from the coding sequence ATGAAGTTAAAGTATGGAGAAGAAAAAGTAGCTTTAAATCTAGATTTGCTAGGAAAAGAGGTAGAAACATTATTGCCTAATGAGAAGGAGGGTGTAACAGATCCTTTAGCAGCTGTTAAAGCTAGTTTAGCTAACCCTATCAAATCTTTGCCCTTAGATAAATTAGTAAAGGAGAAGTGTCCTAAAAAGGTAGTCATAGTAGTCAATGATGTTAGCAGATTAACACCTTATGATTATATGTTACCACCTTTATTAGAGAAGTTAGAGAAGGGTGGAGTAAAGAGAGAAGCTATTACCTTTATTATCGCTACAGGTATCCATGAACCTAATACTGAAGAGCAGAATAGAAGAATCTTTGGTGATGAGATAGTTAATAATTATCGCTTAATCTCCCATGATCCTGATAATAATCTAGTCAATTTAGGAGAGCTAAGTTCTGGGAATACTTTATTGCTCAATAAAGAGGTTGTAGAGGCAGACTTTTTAATTACTACTGGAGTAATAACAGCCCATTATTTTGCAGGGTTTTCAGGAGGGCGTAAATCTATCTTACCAGGGGTAGCAGGAAGGGAGAGTATCCAAAGAAACCATGCCCATATGGTTAATCTACTTGGCAATCTGCCTACGATAGAAGATAATCCTGTCAGCCTAGAGATGATTGAAGCAGCTAATAAAGTGGGAGTAGATTTTATTTTGAATGTGGTTACAAATAGTAAAAAAGAGATAGTAGAGGTAGTAGCAGGTGATTTAGAAGCAGCTTGGTATCAAGGGGTAAAGACTTCTGCTCAGATGTATCATGTTCCAATTAAAGAGAAAGTAGATGTAGCAATAGTCAGTGCAGGGGGATATCCAAAGGATATTAATATCTATCAGGCTCAAAAGGCTTTAGATAATGCAGATTATGCTGTTAAAGATGGTGGAACGATAGTACTTTTAGCAGAATGTCGAGCAGGTTTAGGAGAGGATGTTTTTGAGGAGTGGTTAAATACTGCTAAAAAACCTGAAGATAATATAGAAAGAATTAAAGAACGCTTTGTAATTGGTGGTCATAAGGCCTTTGCTATTAGTAAGGTGGCTTTGAGTAAGGAGTTTATTTTAATCTCTGAATTCAATCAAGAGATAACAGAGTTGATGTTTGCTAAGAAGATGAATAATTTAGATGAGGCATTATCTTATTTAGATAAAAAATACAATAATAAATATAGTGCTATTATTATGCCCCAAGGAGGATTAACAGTACCAGTTATTAAAAGCTAA
- a CDS encoding ATP-binding protein, protein MEEVLIFLINNFPGLAIILDDEYRIQRGNKQSYDLYKKVKGETVDPHQLRNQDLSNFHPLGKVIGLKALSTGKPNYGYIEYNWGNMQKNILYCDIPAKLKDGSQGVVVLNFDFPKPIKDLKGIVDAFYQNYDIYFSQLEISLFDTKGKVLYVNKAVLDNAGLENDDELLGENLFKSEKSYISKENGNSILGDFISKGDFLHTKLYISKESKINNGCQSRVLEVICFPIEIESHLLGSICIGMNLGQISKYSNQVKQFERLENIREMAFRVIHEIRNPLQEILAVAELGKIKSNQDEIESYFEHIKSGISWINDLLNDIVQISDPSSLSLEEVELDIVCQEILDDISKNYKDICWEFSIESMKTVLDKDLFKEIIIHLVDNAIDALANKAEEKKITINSSLQGGDILFSIYNSGNKIPERIQDSIFDPFTSTKGNNGTGLGLTVVYYIITKVYQGDIWFESNDDGTTFFFKIKRYTEKVKVPSINNTDYKGIK, encoded by the coding sequence ATGGAAGAAGTTTTAATTTTTTTAATTAATAATTTTCCTGGATTAGCTATAATTCTTGATGATGAATACAGAATTCAAAGAGGAAATAAACAATCTTATGACCTATATAAAAAAGTAAAAGGAGAGACAGTGGATCCTCATCAATTAAGGAATCAAGATTTGAGTAATTTTCATCCATTAGGTAAAGTAATAGGCTTAAAGGCATTATCTACAGGTAAACCTAATTATGGTTACATAGAGTATAATTGGGGGAATATGCAGAAGAATATCTTGTATTGTGATATTCCAGCAAAATTAAAGGATGGTTCTCAAGGGGTAGTGGTCTTAAATTTTGACTTTCCTAAGCCAATTAAAGATTTAAAAGGTATAGTTGATGCTTTTTATCAGAACTATGATATCTATTTTAGTCAGTTAGAGATAAGTTTATTTGATACAAAGGGTAAAGTTTTATATGTTAATAAAGCAGTTTTAGATAATGCAGGGTTGGAAAATGATGATGAATTATTAGGAGAGAATTTATTTAAAAGCGAAAAAAGTTATATCTCTAAAGAGAATGGAAATAGTATTTTGGGTGATTTTATCTCAAAGGGAGATTTTTTACATACTAAATTATATATTAGTAAAGAGAGTAAGATAAATAATGGTTGTCAATCTAGGGTGCTTGAAGTTATTTGCTTTCCTATTGAGATAGAGAGTCATCTTTTAGGATCAATCTGTATTGGTATGAACTTAGGACAGATTAGCAAATATTCAAATCAAGTTAAACAATTTGAGCGACTTGAAAATATTAGAGAGATGGCTTTTCGGGTTATTCATGAAATCAGAAATCCTCTACAGGAGATATTGGCTGTAGCAGAGCTTGGTAAAATAAAATCGAATCAGGATGAAATTGAGTCTTATTTTGAGCATATTAAATCTGGAATAAGCTGGATTAATGACTTATTAAATGACATTGTCCAAATATCAGATCCTAGTTCTTTGAGTTTAGAAGAGGTAGAACTGGATATAGTTTGTCAAGAGATATTAGATGATATTTCCAAAAATTATAAGGACATCTGCTGGGAATTTTCAATTGAAAGTATGAAAACAGTCTTAGATAAAGATTTGTTTAAAGAGATTATAATACATTTAGTGGATAATGCTATAGATGCTTTAGCTAATAAAGCTGAAGAGAAGAAGATTACAATAAATTCCTCATTGCAAGGAGGAGATATTCTATTTAGTATCTATAATTCTGGAAATAAAATTCCAGAGAGGATTCAAGATAGTATCTTTGATCCCTTTACTTCAACTAAAGGGAATAATGGGACAGGCTTAGGACTAACAGTAGTTTATTATATTATCACTAAAGTATATCAAGGGGATATTTGGTTTGAAAGTAATGATGATGGGACCACCTTCTTCTTTAAAATAAAAAGATATACAGAAAAAGTAAAGGTTCCTTCTATAAATAATACCGATTATAAAGGAATTAAATAA